A region of Mesorhizobium sp. M3A.F.Ca.ET.080.04.2.1 DNA encodes the following proteins:
- a CDS encoding Lrp/AsnC family transcriptional regulator, producing the protein MISNAEQALLSLLRANARASTAELARQLGVSRTTVQSRIERLEQRGIIAGYGVRLSPDYEQGLVKAHVLLTVTPKLADKVVRSLEALPQVRTLHSVSGNFDMIVIVDAPSIRDLDALLDRIGAMDGVERTSSSIILSTRVDR; encoded by the coding sequence ATGATCAGCAATGCCGAACAGGCCCTGCTTTCGCTGCTGCGCGCCAACGCACGCGCCTCGACCGCGGAGCTCGCAAGACAGCTCGGCGTGTCGCGCACCACGGTGCAGAGCCGGATCGAGCGGCTGGAACAGCGCGGCATCATCGCCGGCTATGGCGTCAGGCTGTCACCGGACTATGAGCAGGGGCTGGTCAAGGCGCATGTCCTGCTCACCGTCACGCCCAAGCTCGCCGACAAGGTGGTGCGCAGCCTGGAGGCGCTGCCGCAAGTCAGGACGCTGCATTCGGTGAGCGGCAATTTCGACATGATCGTCATCGTCGACGCGCCGTCGATCCGCGATCTCGACGCGCTGCTCGACCGGATCGGAGCGATGGACGGGGTGGAACGGACGTCGTCGTCGATCATCTTGTCGACGCGGGTGGATCGGTGA
- a CDS encoding aldo/keto reductase, with amino-acid sequence MTSISRKIRWGILGPGSIARSFAGGVAQSRTGELVALGARNPGKPGLAEAFAGARILGGYEALLADDCVDAVYIATPHPGHAEWAIKAAEAGKHVLCEKPLALTAFETDAMMHAARKAGTFLGEAFMYRLHPQTRQLVELIKSGVIGEVRMIKSSFGFAMPGFMPEHRLYANELAGGGILDVGGYPVSMARLIAGAAAGRPFLEPDRVVGAAHLGQSRVDEWASALLTFPGGIVAEVSCSISLNQDNVLRIFGTKGHIEVPDFWFAGGNRDVGLGRIDVVRSGAARETVSVNETRHLYSFEVDAAGEAIQAGRQEFAWPGMSWADSLHNLRVLDKWRAAVGLEYEIEKPAKRINTISGRPLRAGGTAIGKRTIPGLPRPASRLALGFEDFRTFSSGSILLDAYFEAGGNLFDTGYVYGGGYTETLLGQWLKNRGVREQSVIIAKGAHSPLCYPDVIGKQLAQSLDRLQTDHVDIYFMHRDNSDVPVGEFVDAMDREVRAGRIRGPFGGSNWTMERMDEAIAYAERTGKQKPGALSNNFSLAEMLEPIWAGCITSSSDDWKAWLTARQMPNFAWSSQGRGFFTDRAGRDRTDNEELVRVWYSQKNFGRRDRAIELARRLGKSPIHVALAYVLAQPFPSVPLIGPRTLDELEDSLKALDIELSAEDVAWLDNGPERRRA; translated from the coding sequence CGCTGGGGCATTCTCGGGCCCGGCAGCATCGCAAGATCCTTCGCCGGCGGCGTCGCGCAGTCGCGTACCGGCGAGCTGGTCGCGCTCGGCGCCCGCAACCCCGGCAAGCCGGGACTCGCCGAAGCCTTTGCGGGTGCGCGCATCCTCGGCGGCTACGAGGCGCTGCTTGCCGATGACTGCGTCGACGCCGTCTACATCGCGACACCGCATCCCGGCCACGCCGAATGGGCAATCAAGGCCGCGGAAGCCGGCAAACATGTGCTGTGCGAGAAACCGCTGGCGCTGACCGCCTTCGAGACGGATGCCATGATGCACGCGGCCCGCAAGGCCGGCACGTTCCTGGGCGAAGCCTTCATGTACCGGCTTCACCCGCAGACCCGGCAGCTGGTCGAGCTGATCAAGTCAGGCGTCATCGGCGAGGTTCGCATGATCAAGTCGAGCTTCGGCTTCGCCATGCCGGGCTTCATGCCCGAGCATCGGCTTTATGCCAACGAGCTTGCCGGCGGCGGCATTCTCGATGTCGGCGGCTATCCGGTGTCGATGGCGCGGCTGATCGCGGGTGCGGCGGCGGGACGACCTTTCCTCGAGCCGGACAGGGTAGTGGGTGCCGCCCATCTCGGCCAATCGAGAGTCGACGAGTGGGCCTCGGCGCTGCTCACCTTCCCGGGCGGCATCGTCGCCGAGGTCTCCTGCAGCATTTCGCTGAACCAGGACAATGTGCTGCGCATCTTCGGCACCAAGGGTCACATCGAGGTGCCCGACTTCTGGTTCGCCGGCGGCAACCGCGATGTCGGCCTGGGCCGGATCGACGTGGTCCGATCCGGGGCTGCGCGCGAAACCGTCAGCGTCAACGAGACGCGTCATCTCTATTCCTTCGAGGTCGACGCTGCGGGCGAAGCAATCCAAGCGGGCCGGCAGGAATTCGCCTGGCCGGGCATGAGTTGGGCCGACAGCCTCCATAATCTGCGTGTTCTCGACAAATGGCGTGCCGCGGTCGGGCTGGAATACGAAATCGAGAAGCCGGCAAAGCGCATCAACACCATCTCCGGCCGGCCGCTCAGGGCCGGCGGCACCGCCATCGGCAAGCGCACCATTCCGGGACTGCCGCGGCCGGCTTCGCGGCTGGCGCTCGGCTTCGAGGATTTCCGCACCTTCTCCTCGGGCTCGATCCTGCTCGACGCTTATTTCGAGGCCGGCGGCAATCTGTTCGACACCGGCTATGTGTACGGCGGCGGCTACACCGAGACGCTGCTCGGCCAATGGCTGAAGAATCGCGGCGTGCGCGAACAGTCGGTCATCATCGCCAAGGGCGCCCATTCGCCGCTCTGCTACCCCGATGTGATCGGCAAGCAGCTCGCCCAGTCGCTCGACCGGCTGCAGACCGACCATGTCGACATCTATTTCATGCACCGCGACAATTCGGACGTGCCGGTCGGCGAATTCGTCGACGCCATGGACCGGGAGGTGAGGGCCGGCCGCATCCGCGGCCCGTTCGGCGGCTCCAACTGGACGATGGAGCGCATGGATGAGGCGATTGCCTATGCCGAGCGCACCGGCAAGCAGAAGCCGGGCGCGCTCTCCAACAATTTCTCGCTGGCCGAGATGCTGGAGCCGATCTGGGCCGGCTGCATCACTTCTTCGAGCGATGATTGGAAAGCCTGGCTGACGGCAAGGCAGATGCCGAACTTCGCCTGGTCGAGCCAGGGCCGCGGCTTCTTCACCGATCGCGCCGGCCGCGACCGCACCGACAATGAGGAGTTGGTGCGCGTCTGGTATTCGCAGAAGAATTTCGGCCGCCGCGACCGGGCGATCGAACTGGCGCGGAGGCTCGGCAAGAGCCCGATCCATGTCGCGCTGGCTTACGTCTTGGCGCAGCCCTTCCCGTCGGTGCCGCTGATCGGTCCGCGCACGCTGGACGAGCTCGAGGACAGCTTGAAGGCGCTGGACATTGAGCTGTCGGCGGAAGATGTGGCGTGGCTGGACAACGGGCCGGAGAGAAGGCGGGCGTAG